The DNA region GTAAAATGCTTGCTTGGAAGTTAAAGTGTAAGATGGTACATAATCTATAGAAAAATTATTCTGGGGCTGGAAAGGGACTTTTTTTCGCCAGTCATACATACAGATGAGTGTTTCCTGAAAAGAAGTTAATGCCTTTGAATGATGAAGTTCATCCATCAGATCATCTACTATTCTGTTTTAAGTAAGGAGATACAAAAGTGAATATAAagtttttcccctctttttttaTAACAGACTTAGctaggtttttgttttaaattcagaAAAGGAGAGAGGTTTTTTGGTGGATTGAGAATGCTTGTTAGATATTCACCCAGTTTTTCCCCCCACTTTCTTTCTCTGGCATTGACAAAAATATGCCAACATAGAACACTTAAAACTTAAGCTATGTTTGATTTCAGATAACTCTAGACATTAAATTCTTTAAACTtctattccaaaataaaatcattttcttcTACCAACAACCAGCTTCCCCCAAAAAGAGATTTCCTAAAAGGATCAGCTGGTGAGATTTGAGAGCGTTGTCTTCTCATTGGCACATATGACTATTTTCATTACACAACAGGACGTAGATCAAAACACATGTCCCATTTTTTTAGGAGAGGGTGATGGGTGGTGGACGGAAGCACTGGGAGAGAAAAACATGCAAATGGGACAGCCCCCTAGTTCTGGCACAACTGTATCTGCCCAAGGCAGGGGAAGTAATGTCTTTGGATCTAGATATTTGCAGTAAGGCAGCACATCCCATTTAAGTGACTAGACCTGATAATCACTTGcctaatattttctctctccccccaccGACTTTCCTTAAAAGgtaaatttgaagaaaaagaagatagtGTGCCTAAGCTGGAGCAGCTCAACAGCCTGGGTTGTATGACTAATATGAATCTAgtattaacaaaacaaaatttgctACATATGGAACTATTATTATTAGAAACCTTTCAGTGGAACCTCTGCCTTCCAACAGCTGCCCATTTCATTGAGTATTATCTCTCTGAAGCAGTCCACGAAACAGATCTTCATGATGGTTGGCCAATGATTTGCTTGGAAAAAACTAAACTTTATATGGCCAAGTATGCAGATTACTTCCTGGAAGTATCTTTGCAAGGTGAGTGGCTGTGGATGCCAGTAAGTGACTTGTGGGCTTGTGACTTTGTATTCTGTTGCTTAAGTTCATTTTTGATGTCTCCACAGATTATGCCTTTCTAAATTATGCACCTTCTTTAGTAGCTGCTGCATGTGTGGCTTCTTCAAGGATTATACTTCGTCTTTCTCCGACATGGCCTACAAGACTGCATCGTCTTACTGCTTACTCCTGGGATTTCTTAGTGCAGTGCATAGAACGGCTATTGATGTAAGCCTCTTTGTTCCTGTGTTTGTAATTtctcattaatatttttcttcatgtataaCCAGCCCTAAAAACAGTTTCTCAAAAGCACAGAACTCTTAGGATATTTGCTCTGACAGCTGCTTGCTGCCATAAGCAAGCTGCTGTATGAGCAGTACTGGGTAGAAGGGAGCCCATTTTGGCTATCTGCTTAAGAGGTTGTCGTTGCCGGTATGATTCTGGGTACATGATAGGAAAGGAGCTGCTCTTGTGTAAGCCTAGAACTCTTGAGATCAGTCCAAGCAAAtctttctccattttccattTCTGCATCTTTGAATTGTGGGACTACCAGGATGTCACCAAAGTAGCAGCCAAATTTAAGTGCTTATTACTCTCAAGCTGGAAATAGCCTTCAAAGCTACCAGCAGCCAGTTTCCAAGGTTTGTACCAAGGGAGGGAGCTTTTAGAATGATAATAGTGAGATCTCACTGTTGGTGAAATTACGCTTGCAATCACTGTACAACTAGGCAGTGGGGCAGTCCATGGAGTCAGCTGTTAAAGAGTTGGGGGTGGTATATGACTTCCTTGTAAATTCTCCTCAAGTAACATAATTAACAGTGTCCTTTCTCTGCGTGTTGCAGCGCTCATGATAATGATGtgaaagaagcaaacaaacagaGAGGACAGGCAGGACCTCAGCCAGCACAGCTAAGTGTCTTCCAGCCACCCTCCCAGCCCTTGCGGCCAGTTCATGGGCAGCAGCCTCAGTATCTCCATCAGACTCATCAGACCGCACTGCAGTATCGCCATCCTATGTCAGAACAACCGGGCTGTCAGCAGATTGTGTCTACCACACACACCTCATCTTACACACTACAGACATGTCCTGCTGGCTTCCAAACTAGTGTTCAGGGCCTGGGGCATGTGCAGACTGGTGTTGGGATGTCACTGGCAATCCCAGTAGAAGTTAAACCCTGTCTGAATGTTTCTTATAACCGGAGTTACCAGATAAATGAACATTACCCTTGTATTACTCCATGCTTTGAAAGGTGATTTTATGTGAAGGTAATACCTGACCCAGACTGTTTTGTGACTTGAAGCTCTGGGGGCTCTTTGTACATGACTCTTTAAAAGAAAAGGGATTCAAGTTGCTTCAGAAATCAACAGCAAGAAGACTGAATATCCCTTTCAATTCACTGTGAGTACCTGGGAAGACTGAGAAAACTCCGCAAATACTTTTAACAGTATGTATGTCAAATCCTGTTAAGACAAATTCCTCTATAACAAAAATGTTCCAGCCCTGGCTGATGgtccaaatatttcaaaaaaatatttcaaaaatattcaatacaACAGGAAATTTGGACAGACTCCAATTTTCCATTTTGAGATTTGACCTGTGGTAGGCTTTTGGCCTAATGTTGGCTTCTGTGTTAGAGACTAATGTTTATCTGTGGACTTGCCAAATATTCTTTTTATGAAGGAAAATTACAGTATTAATTTTTGAAGAGGTCCTTTTTTAATTCTGCAGTTTTGAGTTACATTTTTGATCTACAAATGAATTTTTGACTAAGTTTAAACTCATGAATTCATAGCTATACTATGCCAATCtgctcagtaaaaaaaaaaaaattaggtaattCTTCATAACTTTTTATCACAGACAGTATGGGTATCTGGATTTATGTACTAAGATTAAGAGTGGAGTAGATTCCTTACAGTAAAATCATGgtcaaatttttgttgtttttttctgctaAGTGATCAACCTCAGATCTTTAGAATTAAAACACATTTAACTCAGGGAATTTGTACTACTTGGAAACACTTAACTGTAATGCAACATGTTTTGGGAATGTTGTAGTATGAACTACCTTTATAACATAGGTTACATACTCCTGCTAGGATATGTTTTCAAATGAGAACATAATAGTAGCTTAGAATGAATGAAGAGGTGGTTCCTGTCATTCATAATACATATAGAGGCTTTGCATTTCTCAGTGCAATCAATGATTTATACTCAGATTtgatattactttaaaaaaagtttttccaaGGAAAGGCATGATTGTAAAATGTCAGTACTACAATAAAGTCCCATAGATTTATTTTGAAGTGGAATGTGGCCAGGGTAGTTCTCAGGTTGTTCTAGAGCAGCACTTCTTTATGTGGAAAACAGGTTTTATAAGCAGCTTTGAATCCACCTAGTCATTGTGAACTGGCAAAAGTACTGATTACTAAATTTCAGTAGCCACTTTCATTAGATTGGCCCCAGAACTGCCATGGGACATTTTACTGACTGGTACTGAGAGAAGACAGCAATAATAAGTTGTTAGCAAGGGCAGTTTTGGGGTAAAGAATTTGGAGGGAATaaacttaaaaaggaaaaggaagaaatcctAACTGAAACTGTATACATTGTGCTCTTATCTGTGGGAGAAGAGAGATTTGGTGGAGGGAAgctttctgatttaaaaattactaaGGTGTGtcgttttgtgttttttttaatatagcacTTGAGTTAGAAGGGAAACTGCATGGCAGGTATGTGACTGCCACAATATGCATTGAAGACAAACTTACAAAGACGTGGGTATGCAGCAGGAGTCTTCAGTAATCAAGCCAATGGCTTTTGTTGGTAAGGGAAGGGCCTCAACACAGTAATGGACTGATCCAGATGGCTCCAGTGGATGAATGTGGGTGGATAGCTTCTGCCAGCATGAATTCTTTAAGAGAATGTCCTTTCTTTAAAAGAAGGTAACTTTTATAAATAGAGTACATAGGGCATGATGTGGACTTATTAGTCTGGTagataaaacaaaaaaccacTCAGGTAAGAACACTCAGTCATGGCAGTTTTCAAGCATGAAAATTGTTTTCTGAAAGTACCACTTTTCCTCTTACAGAAGGCTGCGAATTGGATTTTGGTATTTCTCATCTCAAGAGAACTTGAATTATTTGGGGGAAGTGGGTTCAAAAGAGAATAATATATCTTTCACATTCAGAACCCAGCATCTAGAGTccaattttcagtattttaactACCTCAGTAATACTATGAATGTAAGATACTGGGATAGAGATCCCAACTTGAAACAACAACTGGTGCCTATGGTAATTTAATGTCTCGTCAAATGCTTTTATTGATTGGTCTAAATGTCATTCTTGTTATAGAATATGCCTTTTAAAAACACTTCTACTAACGCTTTcccagtttatattttaaaaaactaaagaacACTGGATTAATTTGGGGGggtagaataaaataattaattggtTACTATTGCTGCCTACCCAAGGTGGGGTGGTTGGACAACccagaactattttttaaaacattatatttcAGTATAAATACAACTCACAACTGCTagctttggggggtgggggggagttgtgtgggttttgttttgttttaatttattgatTAGTctttaggtcttttttttttttttttttgagattacTGGACCATCATTAAATGTATACTGTGAAGAGATTAATATGTATAAAGGGCTTTACCAAAGTCCACTAAATAAACACTACGCAAGTACAGACTGCAAACCAAATGTATGTGTTATAACATTAATTGCAAATAGCGAGTATGGTGCTAAAGTCTACACCAATGGAATTAGATGAGTGCTAtgcacttaattttaaaataaaactagttTTCAGTAAAATGGTTTTGGTGTtctgttttaaatataaatttgatGTGTACTTGCAGCTTCATTGAACTATGTCATTGTTAAGTCAGACTTGGATCATAATTACACTTTACTTAAAGAACCAGCCAGATGTAGAATATAATCATAGTGGTGGCAAATATTTGTCCATTCATTATGTATTAAATACTAAGCATCACAGCCCAAAAAATTATGTTGGACACAGCTTTTAGCCTTTGAGCTTAAAAATCAGTTGTCATTATGTTAGCAGTTGCAGCTTCTAATTTATTAAACAACATGAGCTTCAGAAAATTTGAATGCTGATCTCAAAAGTAGAGACACAAAATAATCAAGGGTATTAGAGGGAAATGGTGAACAATAAGTGACAATGGTCTGTTCACTCAAgtataaatataattcatttaaTTCAGCTTAAAACTCAGAATTGTTCTATAGGATTAAATTTTAACAAGTTTGTACTTGTGGGTTAGGAATTTAAACCCCTAAGAAGTTATTTTTTAGATAGTTCTGTATATTGTCCCTTGCTGCAGCACAGTGCCAAGGGTTAGCAACTGCCCTCAAgagtcagttaatatacaatgttTATTAAGgctgaatttaaagaaaaagaacaagcatTGCAAAGGGCAGGTGGCTTTCCACTAAGGCAATTCTGAACCCCATGTTAACAAGTTTATGTTCACCAACAACTGTCCTCCTCAAGCACATGGTGAAAAACAATCTCCCTAGCCTCAAACAGCTTACATTTAGCTTGATGTGACTAGCACACTTGAAGCAATTAGAATCGTATGGTCTAGATTATATCTTGGTTTAGGGATTACTCAACAAGCATTTAAAAATCCCTTAgattcaaacaaacaaaccagtgaGCTGAAAGCAAGAGCAGGCTCTGGCTTCCCTATGGAAAGGGTACCTACTGCTACACgactgccatttttttttggagcagttttgggctcacagcaaaactgaaaggaaaatagaaatttcCCATGTACCCCCTGCCCCTTCACATGAATTCTCCTCCATTGTCAGCATATGCCATATGCCACTCTGTACATTAACAAATGTACAGAGTGGtaaatttgttaaaattgatGAATCTACATTGacacataatcacccaaagtcaatAGTTTATAATTCACTCTTTCTGTTCATAATATTTAGACAAATGCTTAATGGCATGTATCCATTTAAGTGGATACTGAGTATTTTCACTGTTAAACATCCTCTGTACCCAcccccattcatttctccccaTGCTATCCCTGCCACCTCTGCCTCTTCCCTGACCCCACAACTGCTGATCTTTCTATTGTCTCCATAGTATTGCCTTTTACAAAATGTCATATGGTTGGGATCAtgcagtatgtaaccttttcatattggcttctttcacttaatacatATTTAAGATCCCTTCATGCTTTTTCATGATTTGATAGCTCTTTTTAGCACTAATAATACTCCATTATCTGGGTGGACCacgtttatttatccattcatctgctaaaagatatcttggttgcttccaagtttcagtgattatgaacaaagctgctgtaaacatctgtgtgcaagtTTTATTATGAACAAAggtttcagctcctttgggtaaatacagAGTGTGACTGCTAGATTATAGGGCTAAGAATGTTTAGTTTTGCAAGAAAGTTTCTTCCGAAGTGGcaatcattttgcattcccaccactaATGAATGAGGATTCCTGttcctctacatcctcaccagcattcgatgttgtcagtgttccagattttggccaaTCTAATAGATGTGTAGTAGTACCTCATTGCTTTAATTGGTATTTCCTTGATATACATAGCaacttttcacatatttatttgccatctgtatatcctctt from Manis pentadactyla isolate mManPen7 chromosome 8, mManPen7.hap1, whole genome shotgun sequence includes:
- the CCNJ gene encoding cyclin-J isoform X1; translated protein: MELEGQWWRGQLAADIHQALRYKELKLPSYKGQSPQLSLRRYFADLIAIVSNRFTLCPSARHLAVYLLDLFMDRYDISIQQLHLVALSCLLLASKFEEKEDSVPKLEQLNSLGCMTNMNLVLTKQNLLHMELLLLETFQWNLCLPTAAHFIEYYLSEAVHETDLHDGWPMICLEKTKLYMAKYADYFLEVSLQDYAFLNYAPSLVAAACVASSRIILRLSPTWPTRLHRLTAYSWDFLVQCIERLLIAHDNDVKEANKQRGQAGPQPAQLSVFQPPSQPLRPVHGQQPQYLHQTHQTALQYRHPMSEQPGCQQIVSTTHTSSYTLQTCPAGFQTSVQGLGHVQTGVGMSLAIPVEVKPCLNVSYNRSYQINEHYPCITPCFER
- the CCNJ gene encoding cyclin-J isoform X2, which encodes MELEGQWWRGQLAADIHQALRYKELKLPSYKGQSPQLSLRRYFADLIAIVSNRFTLCPSARHLAVYLLDLFMDRYDISIQQLHLVALSCLLLASKFEEKEDSVPKLEQLNSLGCMTNMNLVLTKQNLLHMELLLLETFQWNLCLPTAAHFIEYYLSEAVHETDLHDGWPMICLEKTKLYMAKYADYFLEVSLQAAACVASSRIILRLSPTWPTRLHRLTAYSWDFLVQCIERLLIAHDNDVKEANKQRGQAGPQPAQLSVFQPPSQPLRPVHGQQPQYLHQTHQTALQYRHPMSEQPGCQQIVSTTHTSSYTLQTCPAGFQTSVQGLGHVQTGVGMSLAIPVEVKPCLNVSYNRSYQINEHYPCITPCFER